A genomic region of Peptoniphilus sp. ING2-D1G contains the following coding sequences:
- a CDS encoding hypothetical protein (High confidence in function and specificity) — protein MRYKHKAVVLGTNYYIGLSVVRNLGRKGVSVTTVDYEDHNYGVSKYVRERLIAPHYQKQEKELVEFLINYAKKQAYKPVLFPTADLYVEFMEDNYDELKNYYLWPNDKKGLQKKLMDKQSLLEFTEPLGIKTPEIIPMDDENLIFRVNNEIGYPCIVKPKDSMPFVNKYRSKVFRIHDEEELMEKIEMCKRDGQEVFVQKIIMGPESNCYSFDVYMDKKGEAVSYLTTSKIRQWPINFGASTYAKQEYIPELYDICVPLFKKVGYRGFAEVELKRDERNDVIYLVEVNVRFVNFTELHCFMGMNTPMMYFLDSIGEEYYGAKITSNKEVYWKYLYEDISAIKAYLSTGQMTLSDILSNYRFKKVPSTWAADDPMPALTFFKWAITHKFMK, from the coding sequence ATGAGATACAAACACAAGGCTGTAGTCTTAGGTACAAATTACTATATAGGGCTTTCCGTCGTCAGAAACTTAGGTCGCAAGGGCGTGAGCGTCACAACGGTAGATTATGAAGATCACAATTACGGCGTTTCAAAATATGTAAGGGAGAGATTGATTGCACCTCATTACCAAAAACAGGAAAAAGAACTGGTGGAATTTTTGATAAATTACGCAAAAAAACAAGCTTATAAACCCGTCCTTTTTCCCACAGCGGATTTATATGTGGAATTTATGGAAGATAACTACGATGAGCTTAAAAATTACTACCTGTGGCCCAACGATAAAAAAGGTCTGCAAAAAAAATTGATGGATAAGCAATCTCTTCTTGAATTTACAGAACCTCTGGGAATTAAAACTCCGGAAATAATACCCATGGACGATGAAAATCTCATCTTTAGGGTCAACAACGAGATAGGATATCCCTGTATAGTCAAGCCCAAGGACTCCATGCCCTTTGTCAACAAGTACAGATCGAAGGTCTTTCGCATTCATGATGAAGAAGAATTAATGGAGAAAATAGAAATGTGCAAAAGAGACGGGCAGGAGGTATTCGTTCAAAAAATCATCATGGGTCCCGAATCAAACTGCTATTCCTTCGATGTATACATGGATAAAAAAGGTGAAGCCGTAAGCTATCTCACCACTTCAAAAATAAGACAATGGCCCATAAATTTCGGTGCAAGCACCTATGCAAAACAAGAATACATTCCGGAACTCTACGACATATGCGTTCCTCTTTTTAAAAAAGTAGGCTATAGGGGATTTGCCGAAGTGGAGCTGAAAAGAGATGAACGAAACGACGTAATATATCTGGTGGAAGTAAATGTGAGATTCGTAAATTTCACCGAACTTCATTGTTTTATGGGCATGAACACCCCGATGATGTACTTCTTGGATTCCATAGGAGAGGAGTATTACGGTGCAAAAATAACTTCAAATAAAGAAGTCTATTGGAAATACCTATATGAAGATATCTCCGCAATTAAAGCTTATCTTTCCACAGGTCAAATGACCTTAAGCGATATTTTATCAAACTACAGATTTAAAAAAGTCCCATCAACTTGGGCTGCAGATGATCCAATGCCTGCTCTGACATTCTTTAAATGGGCAATAACTCACAAATTTATGAAATAA
- a CDS encoding Redoxin family protein (This redoxin domain is found in peroxiredoxin, thioredoxin and glutaredoxin proteins. Peroxiredoxins (Prxs) constitute a family of thiol peroxidases that reduce hydrogen peroxide, peroxinitrite, and hydroperoxides using a strictly conserved cysteine. Chloroplast thioredoxin systems in plants regulate the enzymes involved in photosynthetic carbon assimilation. It is thought that redoxins have a large role to play in anti-oxidant defence. Cadmium-sensitive proteins are also regulated via thioredoxin and glutaredoxin thiol redox systems; High confidence in function and specificity) gives MNIKFGGTEMKLEGTQVAAGERAEDFVAVKNDLSPFKSEDYRGKIKVYSVVPSIDTGVCSLQARTFNEEATELGDDVVVITISNDLPFAQKRFCAVEGIENSMIISDYRDHDFGLKYGFLIENLKLLTRGVVVVDRDDKIEYVEYVEEATHEVDFNAAFEAVKKLI, from the coding sequence ATGAATATAAAATTCGGCGGAACAGAGATGAAATTGGAAGGAACCCAAGTTGCTGCGGGAGAAAGAGCGGAGGATTTTGTGGCTGTAAAAAACGATTTATCTCCTTTTAAATCCGAGGATTACAGGGGAAAAATCAAAGTTTATTCCGTAGTCCCCTCAATAGATACCGGAGTTTGTTCTCTGCAGGCGAGAACATTTAACGAAGAAGCGACGGAGCTTGGAGATGATGTGGTAGTTATAACCATATCCAACGATCTCCCCTTTGCACAAAAGAGATTTTGCGCTGTGGAAGGGATTGAAAACTCCATGATAATTTCCGATTACAGAGATCATGATTTCGGTTTAAAATACGGATTTTTAATTGAAAATTTGAAACTTTTGACAAGAGGAGTAGTAGTTGTGGACAGAGATGATAAAATCGAATATGTCGAGTATGTGGAAGAAGCAACTCATGAGGTCGATTTTAATGCGGCCTTTGAAGCTGTGAAGAAGTTGATATGA
- a CDS encoding pyrazinamidase (This is a family of hydrolase enzymes. Isochorismatase, also known as 2,3 dihydro-2,3 dihydroxybenzoate synthase catalyses the conversion of isochorismate, in the presence of water, to 2,3-dihydroxybenzoate and pyruvate; High confidence in function and specificity), whose protein sequence is MMKTLIVVDAQRDFIDGSLACENSENAIENIVNKINEEDFDAVVYSMDAHSPENKSFKVNGGIWPIHCVDGEEGSELSLKFNEIENPKFRPDSSNVYKKGKDDEVEEYSAYYAKNDAGESISDLESDEFVVCGLASEYCVRETILELKNNDKKAKMFLDGVGYVDKEDHFKNIEELKNMGIEII, encoded by the coding sequence ATGATGAAGACTTTAATAGTAGTTGATGCACAAAGGGATTTTATAGATGGCAGCCTTGCATGTGAAAATTCAGAAAATGCCATTGAAAATATCGTAAATAAAATAAATGAGGAAGATTTTGACGCAGTTGTATATTCCATGGACGCCCACAGCCCGGAAAACAAATCTTTTAAAGTAAACGGCGGAATTTGGCCCATTCACTGTGTTGATGGAGAAGAAGGAAGCGAGCTTTCTTTAAAATTCAATGAAATAGAAAATCCAAAATTCAGACCTGATTCCTCAAATGTCTACAAAAAGGGCAAAGATGACGAAGTGGAAGAATATTCGGCCTATTATGCAAAAAACGATGCCGGAGAATCCATTTCCGATTTGGAATCTGATGAATTTGTAGTTTGTGGACTTGCCAGCGAATACTGTGTAAGAGAAACTATTTTGGAATTAAAAAACAACGACAAAAAAGCTAAGATGTTTTTAGATGGAGTGGGATATGTGGATAAAGAGGATCACTTTAAGAACATCGAAGAATTAAAAAATATGGGAATAGAGATAATTTGA